Below is a genomic region from Brassica oleracea var. oleracea cultivar TO1000 chromosome C9, BOL, whole genome shotgun sequence.
TGATTATAATTTTCGATAAATGACTAATCAACCACTTCAGATTCAATCATGTCACTATCCTTTTGTGATGATTTAGACACTTCAACACCAAGTGGATAGATTATAGAAATGAAACATTATAATGGTTCAAATGTGCAAATCCAAAACTATCGTCTCCAAAATCACAATACCAAAAACATAGTATACTAAAAAGCAAATTCTCGAAAAGACAAAACATTAAGATAACTAAAAAACGCAACCTTTCACTCGTTAGGAACATCAATGTCTCCATTGACAATCTCCTCCTGAAGATCCTTCGGGTCTCTCCCATCGACCGTGCACCCCACAGAGACGCAAGTCCCCAAGATCTCCCTCACCGTTCCGCTCAACTCCTTGGCGATAGACCTCGGACGCATGATCTTAGCGATCTCGATGACGTCATCAAACGAGATGTTCCCGTTGTGTTTGATGTTCTTCACCTTCTTGCGGTCCCTCTCGGGCTCCTTCAAGGCCTTGATGACCAGAGCCGCGGCGGAGGGAACGATGGTGACCTTGGCTTGACGATTCTGGACGGTGAGCTTGACGGTGACTCTCAGGCCTTTCCACTCTTTCGCCGTCTCCTTGGCGATGTCTTCTCCGATCTTTTTGGGCGCGAGACCGAGTGGACCGATCTTCGGGGCGAGTGAACTCGCTGCTCCGACCTCGCCTCCGGTGACGCGGACGTA
It encodes:
- the LOC106313909 gene encoding 60S ribosomal protein L12-3; this encodes MPPKLDPSQIVDVYVRVTGGEVGAASSLAPKIGPLGLAPKKIGEDIAKETAKEWKGLRVTVKLTVQNRQAKVTIVPSAAALVIKALKEPERDRKKVKNIKHNGNISFDDVIEIAKIMRPRSIAKELSGTVREILGTCVSVGCTVDGRDPKDLQEEIVNGDIDVPNE